AGCGTGGAGGAAATACGCGCGGTCATCGCCCATGAGTTCGGCAAGAAGAAGTAGCCCCCCCCTGCCTTCCGTGCTAATATCCCCCATATGAATCCCTTTGCGCTCGCCGTGATGATAAGGGTCCCGGTTCCGGGCGAGGTAAAAACCAGGCTCACCCCGCCGCTTACACCCGTGGAGGCGGCCGGACTCTACCGTGCCTTTCTCGCCGATATTTTTAGCCGTATAACCGGGCTCCGGGGCGTGGATATCCACAGCTTTTACACGCCAGGTAATACCGGGGGTCCGGACCGGGAGTTAGCTGAAATAGTCCCTCAGGAAACCTCCCTAACTCCTCAAAAAGGCAGGGATTTAGGCGAGAGAATGTTTAACGTCTTTAGTGGGCTTTTCGAGAGGGGATACGAGCGGGTCGCCCTAATCGGGAGCGACAGC
This genomic interval from Thermodesulfobacteriota bacterium contains the following:
- a CDS encoding TIGR04282 family arsenosugar biosynthesis glycosyltransferase, translating into MIRVPVPGEVKTRLTPPLTPVEAAGLYRAFLADIFSRITGLRGVDIHSFYTPGNTGGPDRELAEIVPQETSLTPQKGRDLGERMFNVFSGLFERGYERVALIGSDSPDLPLAHIEEAFSALETLPHGLVLGPARDGGYYLIAMDGPSQAPFEGVTWSTETVLEETVKRARENGMQVRLLKEWYDIDTPEDLLLLKGSVEAS